The genomic interval agtgtcctctctaagaattgtattcgagaatttgaaagaaagagattgagattgagttttatttttcttagggttagagactctgcatattacgtatcaagaatgtgatagatttaggttttataatctaattaaatctataaaagaaaataataaaataacccctataatctgatgctaatttaactctaaatagaataattaaataaaaatcttatttgttagatataagttttaaatttaaattttaaaacttagggtttctatactaaacttaacaggtcgtcactttgtaacctaattttgaccccaataaagttaaaattacgataaatatatttctacataattgatagatctttgaattatctttccaacgccactgaaatcacctcaatccgagctctagaactccagatatgatcgttttagtaaaacagtttttaatcctgcgaatttatccaaacctacgaatttttaacattaattaattaaactcactaaatatattataaaaccctaatggaccttcatattgggctttaattaaacgattacttactctgtaaaaataccataatattttactttcgtagttaatacaactttaactctctagaaaattggtacaactactctaagtaataatatcaactcactaacaacacaaagaaacaagataattatcctcgctcaattaatatccaaaaaaaaaaaaattaaatactattttaatctggatattacattctaccctccttaaaagaaatttcgtcctcgaaatttaacttaccaacactcggggtgttgagtcgtcatgtctttcaccacttactgcattacttcattatctaccatatatatatggacccaataaacatgcatttaacctatgtcttatcggtcaatccataacacataaaatatacacaacttaattaagtattattatttctctatacattacttaaataccaaaatgtactccatcataataacttacatatacatgctttaaATACTAAGTTTCGCAATCACATGCTCGTAATATATgaaaagtttttctttctcttatgatcatccttacatgccattaagagtgaaactatttattcttctatgagcatccttacatgccatttaaAGTAACACTAattattctctaaatgaacatccttacatgtcacttgagaacacattatacaatacaaaataacaaacacaaagagTAGGGTAGAAGACCTTATGCAAACTTGTCTTTAATCATTCCCATTCTTTAGTTGAATGATATTACCTATAAAAATCTTACTTCTCTACTTGATTTTCTACTATAAGGCTACAATGtcattctttcaatttcatAGGTGTTACCCACTCATCGATAGACACTTGTTCTATGacacttggaaataaacatttaagctctttaaaaggtcttctatatataaatatttaatgatcCATTTCGACCACCTTTTTGTCTAACATTCACCTCTTGATATCCTTTATCCATGTATTCATTGCACTTGTCACGCCTTCCCATTTTCCTAGGTAACCACTGTCGGTTCCTTTTGTAGTCTCTTTCTTGTATCActatattgtattttctttgctaatctctcctatggtgcttggtcctccattacccccttcaatcaagttgacttgattatgagattagctagttttctatactaacttttatctacTTTGGTATTATCTTGCTATAGTGGTGAACTTTGAATCTGTAATGCCGATAGATTCTGATAGTTATGTTCAATGATTGTTTCTTCTAATATACTAGCCATCTAATGTATCACATAATTTCATACTTATCATAGcattgattattccagccatattcatgccctgtatattgtagccttctttaattcaccaaaaaaaaaaaataatatatctcaacttcttaattgtacctctaaatcttccaaatctcttaaacatacattccaatactgatcatttacttaagactataacatatatgtatttaaaacatagaaagcacactaataacccctttaaaataagttcaatcCTACCATAGCTTATCGTAGcccaactatttattatttgttgacttttaacaataagtcaaccataccaatctcataatgtattgatcatccaagttatcagggtaaggataccatatatatataatttgcaaactatgtcgaacagaccttactctgtccatcactattatacctcctatacccctacttgtatttgatttattactggagactcactatttataattccttagtcaggaattttttattcttacttcccatactacctttaagcacaagtcaataattcgttcaagcgtctcattttacatccaaacgccaccaaattatcaatacctatcttgtttttttttcttcttctaacttttgcactttcaattggacaagacttagtagtgtgcaataagttagttattgtcagcttgagagagtccttccaaagatctctattactggctttttagattgagaaaaatatctaatattatttttttttttttttgctcttaacaATTTTAGCTTTTGAAAAATCCATAGTCATTTTCTTCTCGGGCACTATAGGACCTAGAAACAACATCTCTTTTCAAAGGTGAACTTTGTGAGTTTTCCTCTTAGTTTCTCATTAgatgacactccaacatacttatactattgcccataatataagtcgtaattggattgtagtatcctttgcttacgttgtgccttgaattcctttatgttgcatgagtgtattttctaatcccaacacttatcaaaaacttgtatagtccttgacatgccatgacattctttaatatatgttactttggtcctaattgtgtctcacttttctcctgtctctaagtgaggctttcctaacattttctcattgagctatactccacaccattgttgttgtatcagtgagtatttggaatctagggatgtcacccttgaatgctaattcctcctctttctcaagttttgaatttgcgatctactctctatagttgtttgttgtacacccgccacaaagctgcatccacaatctcttagttgtgtagttgtgatcaattccgagtagtcaccctcttagttgtctctcattcatgttgtacccaaattgttagccgTGCACGAACCTTTTTGTCTTTCTCCTTTGAAAATGTCTCTGTCGAAACCATACACATTTTTCTCTGTTATCTCCTCCACCAAGTAGATGACcttgagtttaaagtttacaactttccttcggtaatctaatatttgttgatgctctgcttatctcttagtgtttaagataccttcataagttattacctctagtaattttatcatgtctcttTCTAACTTCTCATTTTGGATTCTATTCGACACCGCACTCCTTTCTATATGATGGCATCGTCCTCTCCTGactcatttctataacatacttatctccaatgtctttgcatacagtactcatacttcttaccatctaCCTTAAGAGTGTGTAACTTATAGAATATCCAACAAGATAGTACCTTCTCCTTAAAGATCTATTatttcatccttcttaataagtAGGTTTCGTAAATTATCTTGTCGATCTGGTATAGCGTCTACTATTCTAAGTCATccctacttcctatatgttgggcttccattcatggctaggtgtgagagaccgcttcttcaaccattcatagataggtgaaaatatatgcgtcggtacttagttggctattggtacatttcattatgtgcttcaagttccactactTAGTGTTGGTGATATTTTGCCGAGTCTCgtgaaaactcttcaacaaattgtcttagtcatgctcgtagtccttccaatacctctattagatcgttagccttaactatTATTGGGTTCTCGGAACATCAACCATGCTGTGGATCAcggaacacacatccttagcccccacctctattggtcgttcctttcacattgattctaaccgatcttctagtttcatgtttacaagaaaggttgatttaaaagaaacaaaagagttcaattattggaagagaagattctatgtacatatctaaacttaatgttgtcaagcttaactagtaatattctatttatcaaataaagtcttatgaactcctaatataatttattctaaattttcaagaaaggaacacggtccttcctagttcaattcaagacaataaagaaatataaacctatacatcttcttcctaaaaagtgtaatcaatcataagagatagagggtactattgatgtctctaagcaccacctaagatgaggctctaattatatgtatcacatataagactattaatggcaataccaagaaaattaaaactaacacttacataatagtgagaggaatctttttcagtcttctgtatgtataccgtgagtatccttcgggctaacggacgatcggctctgataccaactgtaacgccccagtattttgccttattttacaaaaatactattttcatgcataatttgaaaagataaaaaaaataatttaaatacaacagtggattttaaaaaaaatcaaaatgcaacagagaaggatccttcatttgtaaaacaagatacagtaagtaaataattttaaataatgtatttccactgtgttagatttatcaactgcttaaaataaaactaaggcaccaccggcgttacagatcgtttgtccgcccgtagccgctcacaagATACGTACGAACCgactgctcactatacatacttcacTGTCTAATACTgtaggggaaagtaaggggggtgagctaaaagctcgataggaaatgcttatcaaacaatactatataatatcacacataccattaatgtatttattaagttttagcaatatcatacatgctcttttataactataaccaaataactgtacatatggaaacttttatcatacaagtctatactatttgttcacaccgtacacatatacagagatcataactccaatatcatactcataacataatcatatcaatactataaataataataacattatcacaacattgtcatatcatagccattacttacataacccgggcctagcctgaccctacaatatcctgggcctaatctgcccatataataacatgggtctatgcagccctaccattgttataggatagggtatctctatattcaacagtaacatcactgtatcatacccaccataacaatctcatacacgactcggTAGAAATGcggggtagggtatctctaccattcaacggccttatcccgtatcataccccaccatggtcccccactttacctgagacgttagcatacaacatacaacatacaacatgcaacatacaaatatatcatacaacatacaacctgaaacatacaaatacaacatacaacatatacaagtcatacaaccataatctgtgtatcaattcacaaactcatattgtgtccataccacacattctcagtaccatatacatattcataataacaaatcataaatcatatttcaatatataaagaatttaaatttatgcagataaacacataaaaaactatctaatttccttacctcaaatcccgctgcttaagagttgttatctcgtcactactacctataataagacatgggtcaaggccctaatattaaaattcgtactcttacagtacaacagaaagattactatttttgaccaacaactacactaattcagtaaaagttgtcttcataaaaattataggaaattccattatctttctaacgatataaagatcattaaaaatggattaaaactgagagagctatgattgttttactgaaactatttctgagaagaaatatggagtaacgaattatacgacttagcaaaaatacaaactttttgtattgaaaggttcagaactagaagataacatcttcatgaaagttttaggaaattaaattccctttccaatgataccaaaatctctgaaattggaattatattcaaagagatattaaaattttaccaaaacagttttggaagaacaagattcaagaaacgaattacatgatacagaaggaaactaacttttcgacatagtataactccgaattcacgaaatgtttcttcatgaaacttatggaaaattgaataagctttgaaaccatatatagatcattaaaaatggacaagaattgagagagttatagtattttaagtgaaagtactttttctgggaatatgaaaaaaacgatttacaacaacatcagaaagatgataattttctacatagaatatcaccgaactggtgaatagtttcttgataaaaattttagatcatcgaataagctttctaacgatataaaaatcgctggaaacggatcaatattgagagagatatgactattttactaagacaataattttcagaaaaaaataaaaacgagatttcatagtttaacctaaaagttcacaacaataagtggaagaactctcttacctcttgatgactcttcttaatcagtgctagatcttgaaatctcaaattattagaatggtgatgatgatctcaatgttatgttgatgaaaatcatgagtgttgtttggcgaagagaatgaaacaagaaggaaaattataaatctttgataggtagcgagatggataacttgtaggatataggattttatgagtgtcctctctaagaattgtactctgaaatttgaaagaaagagattgagattgagttttatttttcttagggttagagactctgcatattacgtatcaagaatgtgatagatttaggttttataatctaattaaatctataaaagaaaataataaaataacccctataatctgatgctaatttaactctaaatagaataattaaataaaaatcttatttgttagatataagttttaaatttaaattttaaaacttaggatttctatactaaacttaacaggtcgtcactttgtaacctaattttgaccccaataaagttaaaattacgataaatctatttctacataattgatagatctttgaattatctttccaacgccactgaaatcacctcaatccgagctctagaactccagatatgatcgttttagtaaaacagtttttaatcctgcgaatttatccaaacctacgaatttttaacattaattaattaaactcactaaatatattataaaaccctaatggaccttcatattgggctttaattaaacgattacttactctgtaaaaataccataatattttactttcgtagttaatacaactttaactctctagaaaattggtacaactactctaagcaataatatcaactcactaacaacacaaagaaacaagataattatcctcgctcaattaatatccaaaaaaaaaaaattaaatactattttaatctggatattacagtTGTTTCATTCATTTTAGCCTAATATTAGCACAATTTCAGATTATGTCAAATGATGTATACAAAAGCGTGGATCACAGAGTGTTGGCTAATATGAATAGAGAACCAAGAGTGTCTACTGCAGTTTTCTTGTATCCAAGTAAAAGAGAGGAACTATATGGTCCTTTGCCAGAGCTAACATCGAAAGAAAAACCGCAATTGTATCGACAGTTTACCTTGACAGAATTCTTGCGAAGGTTCTTCACCAAGGAATTGGATGAGAAATCCTTAAAGAATTTCTTTAAGATCACCACTTGATTTCACTCAAACctatgatatatttattattacacAAGCTTTTCTGGATTTTCTCACTATTGTATTTGTATTGTTTTCTGTAAACTTTGTCTTACTTCATCTAATGAAGTTTCTCTGTCAAAACATAACTATCAAGTAAATAATGTATGTTTGTGTTATGTAAACAGACAGAAGATACTGTTACCCTTTGAAGATCGATCTTACGAACTGTAACTGTTGCTCTAACTCAAAGAAGAAACAAACTCTGATTTTGAAGCATAAAATGCTCATAAACAGAAGCAAATACAAGAATAAATGGAGAGAAACAGCTCTCAATGTGAACATCTACGAAAATTGTGTAAGCTTTTAAAAACTAACCTTAAAGTAATCGAGTTCTTCAAAGACTTACCATCATTTGGCATTTATTTGTTTCCATTGGGGTAATAGAATTTCTTCACCGTTGGGTTTAGAAACTCAAGAAGAGAGTGGTTGTTGtggttaatgctgatttcaCAAGCTTTTCATGGTTGACCACCCCAATCTGACAGGAGAGATCTAATCTTCAATCTTGAATTTTCTCATGTCCATGAACAATCCCTTTTCTTTCCAACTTTCCAGGGCCGAACCATTCGGCCATTTCTTCATCGTCAGCAGAATATGCAAACTCTGACCTTCTCTGGAGACGGGCAGGTCTTAACTCGTCACCATCGTCTTCTGTGGCCTTAAATGTACCTTTGCTTCTCTCTAGCATTTCTGAtttccatctctctctcttttctgcATTTTGAGACAAATCGGTCTTACCTCCAGCAATTGGAAAATCAACAAAACCAGAAGCCTCATTCTTTGACTTTGGATGAGTACATTCTTCATTCTCTTCTTCCACAAATCTCCACATGTTTGCACTATTGTTTCGACAAATATTATTATCAGCATTGTCACCTTCAACATTCATTGATCTACTATTACAGTACCGCACATTTTCAAGGTCACTTCTTTCTGAAGAATTCATTGCCTTCTGTCTTCTATGGTCACATTTTAAACAGACCATGTTTCTTCTGAAATTGATATAGTTGCACCTAAGCACAACATTAAACTATAAGTTTATGAAATGTATCGACTCATAAAATCATTTATAAGTATGTTACTAAAACCTAGAGACCGAATGTAAAGGTTGTCAAATTATGCAGTTAAAACAACTCACGATGGACATTCCCATTCCCCTTGATTGAGCTGCCGCATTGGAGGCTTCTCTTTGCATTGCAAGCATTTTGTGTTCTTAGCGAAATTCAAGAAATTACATctgcaaaaattaaaatttcccaataagaAATTACCATAAGGTATGGTGAAGTTAAATGACACCAGGAGCAATTACTTGTCACAAATCCAATCTCCCTTCTTCAATGGAAGATTATCCTGATTCTCTCTTAGTTGCTTCAGTTTTTCTTCGAACAAACCATCACAGCGCAGGCATTTGATATTTTTAGCAAAGTTTAGAAAGTTGCATCTGgaatacaaaataacaataagGTGAATCAGAGTGAAACTAAAATTAAGgaacataaaattaaattagaacaTGATAGAGCTTTAAAATTACGTTGGACACAGCCAGTCGCCTTGCTTCATTGGGACATGTATCCGGCCTTTTTCTTGTGGAATTTTTGGATCTTCAACTGGTACAAACTTTTCTACTGTCTTTAACTTTGGGTAATTGGTATTCATACTCCTCATGCTATGTTCTACCATCTCTTTGAGTAGTGTTCTTACCGATTCTTTGACCATTTTGTTTAGACATGGCATGTTTTCCACCGTACCAGCAATGGGATCAAGCCCATATGTCAACAAGAAACGCATAACATCCACTGTTCGCCCACCTTCATCTTCACGAGCCTTTACATA from Cannabis sativa cultivar Pink pepper isolate KNU-18-1 chromosome 4, ASM2916894v1, whole genome shotgun sequence carries:
- the LOC115714361 gene encoding uncharacterized protein LOC115714361 — its product is MYKLFQTNNGYLCSTLRNHFRNLRIFSPISQFHDGLNPKLDFVLGEIKEIQSSKPVTVVTQSESDSDDARILTEAENVSFEILHPWPEWVDLMECLLKRGYFEGSGNPFRNSQLGHKESKFIRTACLNFARDHFNLIRFLSKKNIQVISGCGCPSLDRKVVNSGKRLRAYAGVNEGDTCSSCNLRGHCERAYVKAREDEGGRTVDVMRFLLTYGLDPIAGTVENMPCLNKMVKESVRTLLKEMVEHSMRSMNTNYPKLKTVEKFVPVEDPKIPQEKGRIHVPMKQGDWLCPTCNFLNFAKNIKCLRCDGLFEEKLKQLRENQDNLPLKKGDWICDKCNFLNFAKNTKCLQCKEKPPMRQLNQGEWECPSCNYINFRRNMVCLKCDHRRQKAMNSSERSDLENVRYCNSRSMNVEGDNADNNICRNNSANMWRFVEEENEECTHPKSKNEASGFVDFPIAGGKTDLSQNAEKRERWKSEMLERSKGTFKATEDDGDELRPARLQRRSEFAYSADDEEMAEWFGPGKLERKGIVHGHEKIQD